From Gossypium raimondii isolate GPD5lz chromosome 11, ASM2569854v1, whole genome shotgun sequence:
TTGTAATGAAAGCAtattaaatggaaaaagaattatatatttaataatttttacaatacataatgaaaaaaagggttaaaattaaattatttaatttagtgcatataatgtattaaaatttgattgaaatttacatataattggatgatttattttcatatattatattatattttaattttcattcacAAACAAAAATCATTAGCGAAATTAATAGTAGCACGTCAACTCGGAAAACAATAATGAAGGGAAAAAACACCAGGGTTTTGTACGGTAATACAGTCTTTCAATTTGAAGCGTACCCCGTACGGTATTTAAGGAAGGACATCTCTGTCCATTGACGCTTTTCTATTATTCCTACGCTTACCTATTATATTTAGTTATCCTTCCACGTCGACCATGTGGCCACCTGGCTTCCGCCCTAAAGCGAGTATAATACTCCACCGTCAACTGCGAGTACGTAATGTAATCATCCAATGATAATTCAAGAAATATGACGTGGAAAAATTGGACCCTAGGGGGACCAGCTGAAGTGTCAGTGGATGAAAAGGCAGTGGCACGTGAGCGACCGACACATCGACACGTGGTGGCgttaaatttcttttcagtTAGTGGCGGTTAGGGaggttaaaaatatttaaacgattttgggttaattttacTTAACCAAGATTTAACGGCGTTTTACGATCCaacgttattattattattttttcttttcggtCTCTCTCGCTTTCCCTATAAAAGAGATTGCGCCACTCCAGTTTTTTTCAATTGACtccaaatttcattttctttccttttctgttTTTCCATTTCTTCCAaacagaaatttttttaaaacacagagCACTGTTTCATAGGGAGGAAGAGAGATTCAGCAATGGAGATTTCTCGGAGATTCTTCTTCTCTTCGTTTACGTTGCTACTTGTTATGTTGTTCGTTTGTGTCAATGGCTCAGCAGAGAAAACAGAGCTGAACTCAAGgtacattttccattttctcgGGAAACAATCAGCTAACTTCGAGTTCTCTCTGTTTCCAGTCCAAGGGAAAAGCACTTTCAAATGCAAATTTAGCTAGCCAAgctatatatacacatacatggTGCAACtggtttttgaattttcatcGTGTTTGTAATTGCAGGCTTGCTGAAGGAAACAAATTGCAGGGCTTGAAGAACTCATCAACGGCAGACGGGTAAGCAAAATTATTTGGGAAGTTTATAAGCCATTGAGATTGGATCTTATAGATCATATCTAGAATCAGATGATCAACCAACTTACTTATCTAacctaaacataaaaaaaaaaaaaaaaactaaacaaaacacCCTTTGAATTCATTGCATTTGCAGTTTTAAACTTtgttctatatttattttcagGTTGGATGATGATAAATGGAAAAATGAGCACGCAGTCGACAATCCTGAAGAAATTGCTTCAATGGTTGATATGTGAGTCTCTTTATCTGATCTACAACAGATTGGATCAGCTCAACTTTGTAACTCAGTACTTCtgcataattatcaaattctTAGTCTTTTATCATTTCAGTTTCACATGATAATTTAATCAATtcctaaatataattaaatatttaggaTTTCATTAATGCTTGTCGTAATAGTTAGTTCTTTGAGAACTGATAAGACCCTCGATTCCACATGAATAGTCCCTTAATTGgttctcccccccccccccccacttGCCAAAACCTGTAGTTTCAGACAAGTCCTTTTCACTTGTCTGTCTTCCCCGGCCTTGTTTTTCTTACTTGGCTAGTCAAAAATGTCCTTTCACCTAACATGATCCAGTCAAAAAACAAAGGGTTGTTCTTGTTCCTTTTTCAGCTTCTCCCCATGTTCAGTTTACTTAGGGAAACAATTAAATCTGGATTATATTTAGAGTCCAACTTGAACTTACTTTTTGTTCATGCAATCACGTAgtgtttaataattatttttcctaTGGAATTGATTCTACTTGGGGAATCCATTGCCATGTTCTTCACTGTTAAAAAATTTACTCTCTGTCACACTGGGcctacttttattttgtttatctaGTTAGCCAGGTGAAGCACATGCCCATGTCCCGAGATCTGCGCATCTCgttcttaatttattattttgttgtcaTGTTATTCCTTCCTTATCGAAGTATAATTCCAAGAACATCAAgcttttatattaaatttgccTACTCACACCAAGTTCGGCCATTGGTCTTTACGACTTGCATATATTGCCATTATACCAATATCTTTGTCCTTCATCCCCCATCTCTTTTGAACAATGGCAGACGATTAGATTTAAACTCAGCTGAGTTGAACTATTTGTTCCCCTTTTGCCAGCCTGTCAAAGGAGGCATGGAATGAGATTGATTGAGCCCACAAATCAGAGATCTGCTTCCTGCCCTTTTTATTTCAATGCATGCAGAAgaaaaaaatggctaaattcTTCATTGATCTACCACAGCTATATAGCTGACAAAAAAAACTAGCTGTATTTACTGACACTAGGATCCCTACGTATTCAATGTTTTGATTTGCTTTTGCCCCCTCCCACCGACCCACTCTGGGCTCTAATATTTTTAGTTCCCACCTTATCATTTTACAATTAGGACAATATGGTCCATCAATCCGATATTATACACAGATTTGTTCACTCAAAATATATGTGTAAGTCTTAAATATATATCAGCTTAAATCTTTAGAGTTTCTCGATGTGCAGCTAAAAGAAATATGATcaactcatttaattttgtcaCAATAAATTTCCATCATTAAATCTGGTTCCAATTAagtaatgatgatgataatgatgatggtGTTTTTTTTTGGGATGTTTTCAGGACCATAAAAAATAGTACAGCAAGGAGAAACTTGGGATATTTCTCGTGTGGAACAGGGAATCCAATCGATGACTGTTGGAGATGTGACCGGCGATGGTATCGTAGGAGAAGACGCCTTGCAAGCTGCGGCATTGGGTTTGGACGCAATGCTATTGGTGGTCGTGATGGAAGGTACTATGTTGTGACTGACCCTGGCGATGATAACCCTGTGAACCCCAAACCAGGAACCCTCCGCCATGCTGTTATCCAAGACAGGCCTCTTTGGATCGTGTTCAAGCGTGACATGGTGATCACGTTGAAGCAGGAGCTGATAATGAACAGTTTTAAGACGATTGATGCTCGGGGCGTCAACGTGCATATCGCTTACGGGGCCTGTATCACCATCCAGTTTGTCACCAACATTATCATCCATGGACTCCACATTCATAATTGCAAGCCCACAGGCAACGCCATGGTCCGTAGCTCCCCTTCTCATTACGGATGGAGAACCATGGCTGACGGTGACGGCATTTCAATTTTCGGGTCGAGTCACATCTGGATCGACCACAACTCGCTGTCTAATTGTGCCGATGGACTTATCGATGCTGTAATGGGATCCACTGCGATCACAATCTCAAACAACTACTTCACCCATCACAATGAGGTCAGAATTCAGAATAAGATAGATTCCCTCGTACATCTTTAGGTAAATTCATGCTATAGAAAggacttaaattaattcattgaATCTAATTTTGATGACAGGTTATGCTGTTGGGACATAGTGACTCTTATGTAAGAGACAAGCAGATGCAAGTCACCATTGCTTATAATCATTTCGGTGAGGGCCTTATCCAGAGAATGCCAAGGTAAAAAAACTTTCATAGTgctatgtaattttaaataacttatttCCATTTCGTAAAATTGACTTGGCCATCTTTACCAAATGTTGCAGGTGTAGACACGGATATTTCCATGTCGTAAACAATGACTACACGCACTGGGAAATGTATGCAATTGGTGGAAGTGCAAATCCCACCATTAACAGCCAAGGCAACCGTTACCTTGCCCCTGTTAATCCCTTTGCTAAGGAGGTGACAAAGAGAGTGGACACATATAGTGATGAATGGAAACATTGGAATTGGAGGTCGGAGGGAGACCTGTTGTTGAATGGAGCTTATTTCACTCCATCAGGTGCTGGAAGAGCCGCCAGCTACGCCAGGGCCTCGAGCTTGAGCGCCAAGTCGTCTTTCTTGGTCGGCACCCTTACTTCAAATGCAGGTGCCCTTGCCTGCCGCCCAGGCCGCATGTGCTAATGCTCATCAATCCCCAACCAAAAATCCAAGCGAAACAAGATGAAAAACAACTCATTTTTCTTCccacataaatataatattatatatcgTTTAATATAGTACGTAGTATTCCCTGAGTTTTTTTCTGCTTAATCAATCCTTTTGACAAGTGTACAAAAAAGTCCATAGAAATTGTCATGTACCTCTGCCTCATACACAACAATTTCACTTGTCATAAAACGCCATTGATCGACCTCGGCCTCTTTATGGTGCCGTAGTGTTGTTCATTTCTTTGTTGCTTCTCTTTGTAATTATGTATTTCGCTTTAACAGTTTCCCCCTGCTTTCCCTCTTTGGTCCCTTGTATTCTTGTCTCTTTGATGAATTTAGCCAGCAAGTATATTGCATAAGTATAAAGTTTCACATACGCTTCGAATTTGTGATTAAAAGAAGAATCCACACTAGGCCTTTTAGGTGATCAGTTGTAATGAATTACATAAACCCtagtaaaattttttgaatttccaCCCAAGAAAAATATAACCTTTTTCTCAAGAAACATTAAGTCATAAATCAAGCACTACCACTTCTTTCCTACTTGACAAGCAGATATTAATAGCAGTAAGGCAAATGAAAGGtgataatttgatgaaaaataaaaaaactttgacAAACAAAAGCTCAAAATGGGGTGCCAACTTCACTCCTTGTTTCTGAAGGGCTATATAAAGCGGATCTGTTCCTTGGTCTATTGTCTTCCAGCTGCTTCACAACTTCATCCATGGTGGGTCTCACTGAAGCTACCGGAGCACAACATCCCATTGCAAGCTTTAGTGCTTGAACTAACCCGTCTTCCATCGGACTTCGGATACCTTTCAACACTTCTACGTCGAAAACCTCCATTGTTGTCTCTTCCAAAACTGCTGCTTTCACAATCGAAGGCAAATCCCCAACATCGTTGCTTCTTGCATTTTTCCCAGGCTTCTTGCCTATCAAAATCTCCAATAACAGTATCCCAAATGCATAAACGTCAGTTCTGGTGTTGCATTTCTTCATGCTTTGAAGTTCCGGTGCTTTGTAACCTTCGGTCTTTGCGAGGGCAACCATTTCATCGGCCACAGCCGGAATCATTAGCTTGTCGAGTCCATATTCGGTGAGCCTGGCTACAAAGAAGTCATCTACAAGCACATTTTTGGACCTAACATTCCCATGGGTGATCGGCATCTCGAGACCTGTATGAAGATGTGCTAATCCTTTGGCTATCCCCAATGCGATTTTGTGCCGTCGAGCCCAATTTAGAACTGGCTTTCCTGCTCTTGATTCTGCATTTAGACACAAACATGAGATAAGAATTCGATGAATTCACAATCAAAGACCACTATACACCAAAGATTCACAAAACAAATTACTTCAACATTTTACAGATAAAGGTTAAATCAATATGAATTGACATATTACTATTGCTGCAGATTTTGAAAGCTCGAAATATGCATACCATGTAAAAAGTCATGTAGGCTTCTATTTGGAAGATAGTCATAAATTAGAAGCTTCTCCCCTCTTTTCCCCTGATAGAATGCTCTCAGTGGAACCAAATTCTCATGTCTAACCTTCCCCAGCTGCTTTATGACAGGCAGACATGAACTCCTGTCCTTACAACTGCCTTCCCTCAACAACCTCAATGCTATATTTCCACCATCAGCAAGCTTTGCCTTATAAACAGTCCCATAATTTGTCTTCTCCATGACTTGACCAGTTGCATTCAGTACATCCTCTAATGTCAAATGCTCCCCGCCTTGGAACAAAATAAGCTTGCTCTCACTGACAACTCCcccgaccccgttttcatcccCCTCTCCTTCTTCCAGTTCCTCCTCACTGTCTCCATTGCTGCTCCTCTTCCTGTTTTGCATATAGCCAATGAACAATGATGCCAAAACTACCACTCCAGTCATTAGACCAATCACAATGCCAGCAATTGCACCTGGACTCAGCTGTGACCTGCCACTACAACTATTCAAAGGCAACCCACATAGCCCTGGATTGTTCCCTTCGAAAGCCTCCGGGCCAAACTTTCTTTCACCAAAAACAGGCAACATTCCAGTGAAGTTATTGTGGGAAAGGTTTAATTTTCCCAGGTTTAAAGTGGCCAAACTCTGTGGAATTTGACCTGAAAGCAAGTTACTCGAAAGATCAAGCTCTTTAAGAGCTTGAAACCTAGTTACAAACTCTGGGAAATCCCCTAAAAATTTGTTGTTACCTAAATCAAGGGACTGCAAATTCTTACAAGTGGAGTTTGGTAATGCAGGTTCAGGGAGAGACCCAGATAGTGAATTACCATGAAGCTTAAGAGAAACAAGTCTCTCACACAAGTTCCAGATGGAAGGAGCTAAAACCCCAGTGAGCAAGTTGTCACTCAAATCAATATCGGATAGTGAAGAGCTGTAACCAAGTTCAAGTGGAATAGTCCCACTCAGTGAGTTAATGTTAAGGTAAAGACTTTGAAGCATAGAGAACTCCCCAAGCTCTCTAGGTAAAGAACCAGTAAGGTTAGCAGAGGGGAGCTGAAGTGAAACAAGGTGTAAAGATGGGTCCTTGGAAAGAGAGAGGTT
This genomic window contains:
- the LOC105803267 gene encoding probable pectate lyase 8; its protein translation is MEISRRFFFSSFTLLLVMLFVCVNGSAEKTELNSRLAEGNKLQGLKNSSTADGLDDDKWKNEHAVDNPEEIASMVDMTIKNSTARRNLGYFSCGTGNPIDDCWRCDRRWYRRRRRLASCGIGFGRNAIGGRDGRYYVVTDPGDDNPVNPKPGTLRHAVIQDRPLWIVFKRDMVITLKQELIMNSFKTIDARGVNVHIAYGACITIQFVTNIIIHGLHIHNCKPTGNAMVRSSPSHYGWRTMADGDGISIFGSSHIWIDHNSLSNCADGLIDAVMGSTAITISNNYFTHHNEVMLLGHSDSYVRDKQMQVTIAYNHFGEGLIQRMPRCRHGYFHVVNNDYTHWEMYAIGGSANPTINSQGNRYLAPVNPFAKEVTKRVDTYSDEWKHWNWRSEGDLLLNGAYFTPSGAGRAASYARASSLSAKSSFLVGTLTSNAGALACRPGRMC
- the LOC105803266 gene encoding putative kinase-like protein TMKL1, whose product is MEVFKLYCVCIFFFFVLAKGLSSSSSSPDVELLLGKIKASLQGNTENLLLSSWNSSVPLCQWRGLKWVFSNGTPLSCTDLSSPQWTNLSLSKDPSLHLVSLQLPSANLTGSLPRELGEFSMLQSLYLNINSLSGTIPLELGYSSSLSDIDLSDNLLTGVLAPSIWNLCERLVSLKLHGNSLSGSLPEPALPNSTCKNLQSLDLGNNKFLGDFPEFVTRFQALKELDLSSNLLSGQIPQSLATLNLGKLNLSHNNFTGMLPVFGERKFGPEAFEGNNPGLCGLPLNSCSGRSQLSPGAIAGIVIGLMTGVVVLASLFIGYMQNRKRSSNGDSEEELEEGEGDENGVGGVVSESKLILFQGGEHLTLEDVLNATGQVMEKTNYGTVYKAKLADGGNIALRLLREGSCKDRSSCLPVIKQLGKVRHENLVPLRAFYQGKRGEKLLIYDYLPNRSLHDFLHESRAGKPVLNWARRHKIALGIAKGLAHLHTGLEMPITHGNVRSKNVLVDDFFVARLTEYGLDKLMIPAVADEMVALAKTEGYKAPELQSMKKCNTRTDVYAFGILLLEILIGKKPGKNARSNDVGDLPSIVKAAVLEETTMEVFDVEVLKGIRSPMEDGLVQALKLAMGCCAPVASVRPTMDEVVKQLEDNRPRNRSALYSPSETRSEVGTPF